A region from the Streptomyces lydicus genome encodes:
- a CDS encoding TetR/AcrR family transcriptional regulator, giving the protein MARRYDPDRRQRIIDAAITVVGERGIAGLSHRAVAAAADVPLGSTTYHFATLDELLVAALRQSNVVCLADFARWVDGIDPAAPLAEEVARLVEETLSGDRRRMELEYELYLAALRHEAVRPIAAACLDEMVHLLGARIGDMRTARTVVALTDGLVLQHLLTGQPFDPEAVRAGLAGVLG; this is encoded by the coding sequence ATGGCCCGGCGCTACGACCCGGACCGGCGGCAGCGGATCATCGACGCGGCGATCACCGTGGTCGGTGAGCGCGGGATCGCCGGGCTCAGCCACCGCGCGGTGGCCGCCGCGGCGGATGTCCCGCTCGGCTCGACCACCTACCACTTCGCGACCCTGGACGAGCTGCTGGTCGCCGCGCTGCGGCAGTCCAACGTCGTGTGCCTGGCCGACTTCGCGCGCTGGGTCGACGGCATCGACCCGGCGGCACCGCTCGCCGAGGAGGTCGCGAGGCTGGTCGAGGAGACACTGAGCGGCGACCGCAGGCGGATGGAGCTGGAGTACGAGCTGTATCTGGCGGCGCTGCGGCACGAGGCGGTGCGGCCGATCGCCGCCGCATGCCTGGACGAGATGGTGCACCTGCTCGGAGCGCGGATCGGCGATATGCGCACGGCGCGGACGGTGGTGGCCCTCACCGACGGACTGGTGCTGCAGCATCTGCTGACCGGGCAGCCCTTCGACCCCGAGGCGGTGCGGGCCGGGCTGGCCGGCGTGCTGGGCTGA
- the dapD gene encoding 2,3,4,5-tetrahydropyridine-2,6-dicarboxylate N-succinyltransferase gives MTDAAVSAASSRTTGAVAAGLATVTSDGTVLDTWFPAPELVGAPGPAGTEHLDDARATELLGAAVLKAIGPDPVRGVEVVAVRTVIASLDDKPLDAHDAYLRLHLLSHRLVKPHGQNLEGLFGLLSNAAWTSLGPVAVDQVETVRLNARAEGLHLMVTSIDKFPRMTDYVAPTGVRIADADRVRLGAHLAAGTTVMHEGFVNFNAGTLGTSMVEGRISAGVVVGDGSDIGGGASTMGTLSGGGKQIISIGERCLLGAESGIGIALGDECVVEAGLYVTAGTRVTLPDGQIVKALELSGADNILFRRNSTTGTVEARPNKATWGGLNEVLHSHN, from the coding sequence ATGACCGATGCTGCTGTTTCCGCTGCTTCTTCCCGTACGACCGGCGCCGTCGCCGCCGGGCTCGCCACCGTCACCTCCGACGGCACCGTTCTCGACACCTGGTTCCCGGCGCCCGAGCTGGTCGGCGCGCCCGGCCCGGCCGGCACCGAGCACCTCGACGACGCGCGTGCCACCGAACTGCTGGGCGCCGCCGTGCTCAAGGCGATCGGCCCCGACCCGGTCCGTGGTGTCGAGGTCGTCGCCGTCCGTACGGTCATCGCCTCCCTCGACGACAAGCCGCTGGACGCGCACGACGCCTACCTGCGCCTCCACCTGCTCAGCCACCGGCTGGTCAAGCCGCACGGACAGAACCTGGAGGGCCTTTTCGGGCTGCTGTCCAACGCCGCCTGGACCTCGCTGGGCCCGGTGGCCGTGGACCAGGTGGAGACGGTGCGGCTGAACGCCCGCGCCGAGGGCCTGCATCTGATGGTCACCAGCATCGACAAGTTCCCCCGGATGACCGACTATGTCGCGCCCACCGGGGTGCGGATCGCGGACGCCGACCGGGTGCGCCTGGGTGCGCACCTCGCGGCCGGCACCACCGTCATGCACGAGGGCTTCGTCAACTTCAACGCCGGGACGCTGGGCACCTCCATGGTCGAGGGCCGGATCAGCGCGGGCGTGGTCGTCGGCGACGGCTCCGACATCGGCGGCGGCGCCTCCACCATGGGCACCCTCTCGGGCGGCGGCAAGCAGATCATCTCCATCGGTGAGCGCTGCCTGCTGGGCGCGGAGTCGGGCATCGGCATCGCGCTCGGCGACGAGTGCGTGGTCGAGGCGGGGCTGTATGTGACCGCCGGTACCCGCGTCACGCTGCCCGACGGCCAGATCGTCAAGGCCCTGGAGCTCTCCGGCGCGGACAACATCCTCTTCCGCCGCAACTCCACCACCGGCACCGTCGAGGCCCGCCCGAACAAGGCGACCTGGGGCGGCCTCAACGAGGTGCTGCACAGCCACAACTGA
- a CDS encoding EI24 domain-containing protein, protein MRDLAAGMRYLGKGQRWVARHGRWWGFGLIPALIALVLYAVVLTVLALWSGDIAAWATPFADDWGSPWQGLLRGVFVALLFAGGLMLSVLTFTAVTLLIGDPFYESLSEKVEESEGYCPPPPDRPLWREIGIALRDSIHVLLRAAGFGILLFALGFVPFLGQTVVPAVGFCVSGFFLTVELTSVALQRRDIPVRERLRLLRGRKALAVGFGTPVVLLFLIPFVAVVLMPGAVAGATLLVRDLVADEEEPPAPERDAAATGHDPAAGAAYGAPGAPYGQPGTPYAQPGGFGAAPAPYPANQGQPQAPQQYPRPQSGPGSSAARPPAAW, encoded by the coding sequence ATGCGTGATCTTGCAGCGGGGATGCGGTATCTGGGTAAGGGGCAGCGCTGGGTCGCCCGGCACGGCCGGTGGTGGGGATTCGGGCTGATCCCGGCGCTGATCGCGCTGGTGCTGTACGCCGTGGTGCTCACCGTGCTCGCCCTCTGGTCCGGCGATATCGCGGCCTGGGCGACGCCGTTCGCCGACGACTGGGGCTCGCCCTGGCAGGGGCTGCTGCGCGGAGTCTTCGTGGCGCTGCTGTTCGCCGGCGGACTGATGCTGTCGGTGCTGACGTTCACCGCCGTCACCCTGCTGATCGGCGACCCCTTCTACGAGTCGCTGTCGGAGAAGGTCGAGGAGTCCGAGGGGTACTGCCCGCCGCCCCCGGACCGCCCGCTGTGGCGGGAGATCGGGATCGCCCTGCGCGACAGTATCCATGTGCTGCTGCGGGCCGCCGGTTTCGGGATCCTGCTGTTCGCCCTCGGCTTCGTGCCCTTCCTCGGGCAGACCGTGGTCCCCGCCGTCGGCTTCTGCGTCTCCGGCTTCTTCCTCACCGTCGAGCTGACCTCGGTGGCCCTGCAGCGCCGGGACATACCGGTGCGGGAGCGGCTGCGGCTGCTGCGGGGCCGTAAGGCGCTCGCGGTCGGCTTCGGCACCCCGGTGGTGCTGCTGTTCCTGATCCCGTTCGTCGCGGTGGTGCTGATGCCGGGCGCGGTGGCCGGCGCGACGCTGCTGGTACGGGACCTGGTGGCGGACGAGGAGGAGCCGCCCGCGCCGGAGCGGGACGCAGCGGCGACGGGGCACGACCCGGCCGCCGGTGCGGCGTACGGAGCGCCGGGCGCGCCCTATGGACAGCCGGGCACGCCGTACGCGCAGCCGGGCGGCTTCGGGGCGGCGCCCGCGCCCTACCCCGCTAACCAGGGACAGCCGCAGGCACCCCAGCAGTATCCCCGTCCGCAGTCCGGTCCAGGGTCGTCTGCAGCGCGTCCGCCAGCCGCCTGGTGA
- the dapA gene encoding 4-hydroxy-tetrahydrodipicolinate synthase has protein sequence MTTPLTPPAAASPFGRVVTAMITPFTAEGALDADGAQRLAAHLVDDGGCDALVLSGTTGESPTTSDAEKETLLRAVVEAVGDRARITAGIGTSDTRHSVALARSAERAGAHGLLVVTPYYSRPTQEAVTHHLRTVADATGLPVMLYDIPGRTGTALAVGTLLRLAAHPRIAAVKDCAYDPLKSAKVLAATGLAYYAGCDEQILPLRALGGAGCVSTAGNAAPRAVRAVLDAFDAGDTAGATRRQLALIPLIEAVTGGENPGAVTVKALLNHLGLPAGPVRGPLLAADAELTRRLADALQTTLDRTADGDTAGVPAAVPG, from the coding sequence ATGACCACTCCCCTCACACCCCCGGCGGCCGCATCACCCTTCGGCCGGGTCGTGACCGCCATGATCACCCCGTTCACCGCCGAGGGCGCGCTCGACGCCGACGGCGCTCAGCGGCTCGCCGCCCATCTCGTCGACGACGGCGGCTGCGACGCCCTGGTGCTGAGCGGCACCACCGGGGAGTCCCCGACGACCTCGGACGCCGAGAAGGAGACCCTGCTGCGGGCCGTGGTCGAGGCCGTCGGCGACCGGGCCCGGATCACCGCGGGGATCGGCACCAGCGACACCCGCCACTCCGTCGCCCTGGCCCGCAGCGCCGAACGGGCGGGCGCCCACGGCCTGTTGGTGGTCACGCCCTACTACTCACGGCCCACCCAGGAGGCCGTCACCCACCACCTGCGAACGGTCGCGGACGCCACCGGACTGCCGGTGATGCTCTACGACATCCCGGGCCGCACCGGCACCGCGCTGGCCGTCGGAACGCTGCTGCGGCTGGCCGCCCATCCGCGGATCGCGGCGGTCAAGGACTGCGCCTACGACCCGCTGAAGTCGGCGAAGGTGCTGGCCGCGACGGGCCTGGCCTACTACGCGGGCTGCGACGAACAGATCCTCCCGCTCCGTGCGCTCGGCGGCGCCGGCTGCGTCAGCACCGCCGGCAACGCCGCGCCCCGGGCGGTGCGCGCCGTGCTGGACGCCTTCGACGCCGGCGACACGGCCGGGGCGACCCGCCGTCAGCTCGCGCTGATCCCGCTCATCGAGGCGGTGACCGGCGGCGAGAACCCCGGCGCGGTCACCGTGAAGGCACTGCTCAACCACCTCGGCCTGCCCGCGGGGCCGGTCCGCGGCCCGCTGCTGGCGGCGGATGCCGAGCTCACCAGGCGGCTGGCGGACGCGCTGCAGACGACCCTGGACCGGACTGCGGACGGGGATACTGCTGGGGTGCCTGCGGCTGTCCCTGGTTAG
- a CDS encoding endonuclease/exonuclease/phosphatase family protein, which produces MPSRRSLRRPVTLGAVICAALAGGLLTATQSASAAGTRIHDIQGSTRISPLAGQQVSEVPGTVTAIRSFGSARGFWVQDPHPDKNPATSEAVFVFTGKETPKVAVGDAITFSGTVSEYYPGGKDAGLQSVTEITGATWKTASSDAPLPAAFKLNPASVPNRYAPSAGGDSIESLKLRPSSYALDRYESLEGMRVSVSNAPVVGPTSSYHELWVTAEPGHHRTARGGTLYGSYADPNGGRVKVASLIPFAQQPFPVADVGQALSGTTAGPLDYDNFGGYTLQATELGKVTGDSPTPETTRKQKSDELAVATYNVENLSPATPQAKFDRLAKALVQNLSSPDVVALEEVQDDSGPKDNGVVTAGETLKKLTDAIKAAGGPAYEWRQIDPVNDQDGGQPGGNIRTAFLFNPERASFTDIKGGDATTAVKVVDDHGKASLSASPGRIAPADEAWKTSRKPLVGEFSAKSRPGSRVFVVANHFNSKGGDQGLDSRFQPPARSSETQRTAQARLVNTFVKDLLAKDPKADVVVAGDLNDYQFSPALKDLTAGGVLTDQVGRLPAAERYGYVYSGNSQVLDHMLTSRPLTRSDYDIVHLNAEYADQASDHDPQVLRIKP; this is translated from the coding sequence ATGCCGTCCCGTCGTTCACTCCGCAGACCGGTCACCCTCGGCGCGGTGATCTGTGCCGCCCTGGCCGGCGGACTGCTGACCGCCACGCAGTCCGCCTCCGCCGCCGGCACCCGGATCCACGACATCCAGGGCAGCACCCGTATATCCCCGCTGGCAGGACAGCAGGTCAGCGAGGTGCCCGGCACCGTCACCGCGATCCGCTCGTTCGGCTCGGCGCGCGGCTTCTGGGTGCAGGACCCGCACCCGGACAAGAACCCCGCCACCAGCGAGGCGGTCTTCGTCTTCACCGGGAAGGAGACGCCGAAGGTCGCCGTCGGCGATGCGATCACCTTCTCCGGCACGGTCAGCGAGTACTACCCGGGTGGCAAGGACGCCGGCCTGCAGTCCGTCACCGAGATCACCGGTGCGACCTGGAAGACGGCCTCCTCCGACGCCCCGCTGCCGGCCGCCTTCAAGCTCAACCCGGCCTCGGTGCCGAATCGTTACGCCCCCTCCGCGGGCGGCGACAGCATCGAGTCGCTGAAGCTGCGCCCCTCGTCGTACGCCCTGGACCGCTACGAGTCCCTGGAGGGCATGCGGGTCTCCGTCTCGAACGCCCCGGTCGTCGGCCCGACCAGCAGCTACCACGAGCTGTGGGTGACCGCCGAGCCCGGCCACCACCGCACCGCCCGCGGCGGGACGCTCTACGGCTCGTACGCGGACCCCAACGGCGGCCGGGTCAAGGTGGCGTCCCTGATCCCGTTCGCGCAGCAGCCGTTCCCGGTCGCCGACGTCGGCCAGGCGCTGTCCGGCACCACCGCGGGGCCCCTGGACTACGACAACTTCGGCGGCTACACCCTGCAGGCCACCGAGCTGGGCAAGGTCACCGGTGACAGCCCCACCCCGGAGACCACCCGCAAGCAGAAGTCCGACGAGCTGGCGGTGGCCACCTACAACGTCGAGAACCTGTCCCCCGCCACCCCGCAGGCCAAGTTCGACCGGCTGGCGAAGGCACTGGTGCAGAACCTGTCCTCGCCCGATGTCGTGGCGCTGGAGGAGGTCCAGGACGACAGCGGTCCCAAGGACAACGGCGTGGTCACCGCCGGGGAAACCCTCAAGAAGCTGACCGACGCCATCAAGGCGGCCGGCGGTCCGGCGTACGAGTGGCGGCAGATCGACCCGGTCAACGACCAGGACGGCGGCCAGCCCGGCGGCAACATCCGCACGGCGTTCCTGTTCAACCCCGAGCGGGCGTCCTTCACGGACATCAAGGGCGGCGACGCCACCACCGCGGTGAAGGTGGTCGACGACCACGGCAAGGCCTCGCTGTCCGCGTCCCCGGGCCGGATCGCGCCCGCCGACGAGGCGTGGAAGACCAGCCGCAAGCCTCTGGTCGGCGAGTTCTCCGCGAAGAGCCGTCCCGGCAGCCGGGTCTTCGTGGTCGCCAACCACTTCAACTCCAAGGGCGGCGACCAGGGTCTGGACAGCCGTTTCCAGCCCCCGGCCCGCAGCTCCGAGACCCAGCGCACCGCCCAGGCCCGCCTGGTCAACACCTTCGTCAAGGATCTGCTGGCCAAGGACCCGAAGGCCGATGTGGTGGTGGCCGGTGACCTCAACGACTACCAGTTCTCGCCGGCCCTGAAGGACCTCACCGCCGGCGGTGTGCTCACCGACCAGGTGGGCCGGCTGCCGGCCGCCGAGCGCTACGGCTATGTCTACAGCGGCAACTCACAGGTGCTGGACCACATGCTCACCAGCCGTCCGCTGACGCGGTCCGACTACGACATCGTGCACCTCAACGCGGAGTACGCCGACCAGGCCAGCGACCACGATCCGCAGGTGCTGCGCATCAAGCCGTAG